A window of the Microbacterium sp. LWH13-1.2 genome harbors these coding sequences:
- a CDS encoding sugar phosphate isomerase/epimerase, with amino-acid sequence MPRTIAVNTWVWTSPLTDATLEPLARKAAEMGYQALELPLENVGDWDPGRTREVLDGLGLGAIVVGAMGPGRSLLARAGDVAGTQDYLRSCIDAALTLGSDVVAGPFYAPTGVTWRMTPDERTEVVRELRDNLRPVAEEAASRGIALAVEPLNRYETSVLNTVEQSLDALEPLLGAGVGLALDTYHLNIEEKKPADAVRAAGSSISHVQVCGSDRGAVGDDHIDWPEMLRALDDAGYGGPLGLESFTGENATIAVAASVWRPLAPSQDELARRSIHALRALGA; translated from the coding sequence ATGCCTCGCACGATCGCCGTCAACACCTGGGTGTGGACGTCTCCGTTGACCGATGCGACTCTCGAGCCCCTCGCGCGGAAGGCCGCGGAGATGGGCTACCAGGCGCTGGAGCTGCCGCTCGAGAACGTCGGCGACTGGGATCCCGGGCGCACCCGCGAGGTCCTGGACGGACTCGGACTCGGCGCGATCGTGGTCGGGGCGATGGGCCCCGGCAGGTCACTGCTCGCGAGAGCGGGAGACGTGGCCGGGACGCAGGACTATCTGCGATCGTGCATCGACGCGGCCCTCACTCTCGGGTCGGATGTCGTCGCCGGCCCGTTCTACGCACCGACCGGCGTGACCTGGCGGATGACACCCGACGAGCGCACGGAGGTCGTGCGCGAGTTGCGCGACAATCTCCGCCCCGTGGCCGAGGAGGCCGCGTCCCGGGGCATCGCGCTGGCGGTCGAGCCGCTCAATCGGTATGAGACCAGCGTGCTGAACACCGTCGAGCAGAGTCTGGATGCCCTCGAGCCTCTGCTCGGTGCCGGCGTCGGGCTCGCTCTCGACACCTACCACCTCAACATCGAGGAGAAGAAGCCCGCTGACGCCGTCCGGGCCGCGGGCTCGTCGATCTCCCATGTGCAGGTGTGCGGCAGCGATCGGGGAGCGGTCGGCGACGATCACATCGATTGGCCGGAGATGCTGAGGGCCCTCGACGATGCGGGCTACGGCGGACCGCTCGGCCTCGAGAGCTTCACCGGCGAGAACGCGACGATCGCGGTCGCCGCATCCGTCTGGCGTCCCCTCGCACCGAGTCAGGACGAGCTCGCCCGCCGCAGCATCCA
- a CDS encoding ABC transporter permease, with protein MNALRSLVSPRGAVFLLLVILLVAVTILNPSFAEPGQFMRFIQRVAPIAIVAIGQYFVIIAGEFDLSQGSLITAQVIVAGNLVGQDDSRTIPVLLLMIAFGAVVGLVNGVITTLLKVPSFIVTLGMMLALLGGVMWWTGGAATGNPADSFREIGRGGIRDVPLLEFIPWAVFILIGWLALGIWITKRPLGKLLIAVGDNATAVDFAGARSTWITTRAFMISSLSATLSAVLLVGYAGVHPSVGRGYEFVAITAVVLGGVVLGGGRGWIVAAAAGAFALEALFMLLNIAGVPSTLRDAVQGVIIIAAVAYSAVAFRARRRRGPRTSPELSTSETAGAAEPVSTATSRTIHTETRGD; from the coding sequence ATGAACGCGCTGCGCTCACTCGTGAGCCCCCGGGGTGCGGTGTTCCTGCTGCTCGTGATCCTGCTCGTCGCCGTCACGATCCTCAACCCGAGCTTCGCCGAACCCGGCCAGTTCATGCGATTCATCCAGAGAGTGGCTCCGATCGCGATCGTCGCGATCGGCCAGTACTTCGTCATCATCGCCGGAGAGTTCGACCTGTCGCAGGGCTCGCTGATCACCGCGCAGGTGATCGTCGCGGGCAATCTCGTCGGGCAGGACGACTCGCGCACGATCCCCGTCCTGCTGCTCATGATCGCGTTCGGCGCCGTGGTCGGTCTCGTCAACGGAGTGATCACGACTCTGCTCAAGGTGCCCTCCTTCATCGTCACGCTCGGCATGATGCTCGCCCTTCTCGGCGGCGTCATGTGGTGGACGGGGGGAGCCGCCACCGGCAACCCGGCAGACAGCTTCCGCGAGATCGGACGCGGTGGGATCCGCGATGTGCCCCTGCTCGAGTTCATCCCCTGGGCGGTGTTCATCCTGATCGGCTGGCTCGCGCTCGGCATCTGGATCACGAAGCGACCGCTCGGCAAGCTGCTCATCGCGGTCGGCGACAACGCCACGGCGGTCGACTTCGCCGGCGCCCGCAGCACCTGGATCACGACCCGCGCGTTCATGATCTCGTCGCTCTCCGCCACGCTCTCGGCCGTGCTGCTGGTCGGCTACGCGGGTGTGCACCCCTCCGTCGGTCGCGGCTACGAGTTCGTCGCGATCACGGCCGTCGTCCTCGGCGGGGTCGTGCTCGGCGGCGGACGGGGCTGGATCGTCGCCGCCGCTGCAGGAGCCTTCGCGCTCGAGGCCCTGTTCATGCTGCTGAACATCGCCGGCGTCCCCTCGACGCTGCGCGACGCCGTGCAGGGAGTCATCATCATCGCCGCCGTCGCCTACTCCGCCGTCGCCTTCCGTGCCCGGCGCAGGCGAGGCCCCCGCACCTCTCCCGAGCTCAGCACCTCGGAGACCGCAGGAGCCGCAGAACCCGTATCCACCGCAACATCCCGCACCATCCACACAGAAACCAGAGGAGATTAG
- a CDS encoding ABC transporter permease, whose product MKRVRIDSTVIVLGILILALIVGAILVATVGRNFFSAGNIRDILTGMSVLGLVAIGQTLVVLGASLDLSVTYVISLSSLLAATIMNGSPGNIPAAVAVTLLVCAGIGLINGLIVTVLKVNGFIATLGVGLILQGILNTNFEGSSGNVPWEFQLIGATGVGPIPVSTIIMVALAVVVWFLLNRTRTGAHLYAVGGDPDIARLSGVRTRPPLIAAHVLCSVFAGLAGLLLASRLGVGSPTVGQQGGYALLSIAAVVLGGTLLLGGRGSIWGAIGGVAILAVVDSVMSVMQVNPFLKDVVRGVVIVAAVAVYSRRAIVRRRPRFGPGGTRTGGDDAAKAAEPEMAAAASELADTGTAVEGGRS is encoded by the coding sequence ATGAAGCGCGTGCGGATCGACTCGACGGTCATCGTCCTCGGCATCCTGATCCTCGCTCTGATCGTCGGTGCGATCCTCGTCGCGACCGTCGGGCGCAACTTCTTCAGTGCGGGCAACATCCGCGACATCCTCACCGGGATGAGCGTGCTCGGACTCGTCGCGATCGGTCAGACGCTCGTGGTGCTCGGCGCCTCGCTCGACCTCTCGGTCACCTACGTCATCAGCCTCTCGAGTCTGCTGGCCGCCACGATCATGAACGGGAGCCCAGGCAACATCCCCGCGGCGGTCGCGGTCACCCTGCTCGTCTGCGCCGGGATAGGCCTCATCAACGGCCTCATCGTCACGGTGCTCAAGGTGAACGGATTCATCGCGACCCTCGGCGTCGGCCTCATTCTGCAGGGCATCCTCAACACCAACTTCGAGGGCTCGTCCGGCAACGTGCCGTGGGAGTTCCAGCTGATCGGCGCCACCGGCGTCGGACCGATTCCCGTGTCGACCATCATCATGGTCGCGCTCGCCGTGGTCGTGTGGTTCCTGCTGAACCGCACCCGCACCGGTGCCCACCTGTACGCCGTCGGCGGGGATCCTGACATCGCCCGGCTGTCGGGGGTGCGCACCCGGCCGCCGCTGATCGCGGCCCATGTGCTGTGCTCCGTCTTCGCAGGGCTCGCGGGGCTGCTGCTCGCCAGCAGGCTCGGTGTCGGCAGCCCGACCGTCGGCCAGCAGGGCGGGTATGCGCTGCTCTCGATCGCAGCCGTCGTGCTCGGCGGCACGCTTCTGCTCGGGGGACGCGGGTCGATCTGGGGTGCGATCGGCGGTGTCGCGATCCTCGCGGTGGTCGACAGCGTGATGAGCGTCATGCAGGTGAACCCGTTCCTGAAGGACGTGGTGCGCGGCGTCGTGATCGTCGCCGCCGTCGCGGTATACAGCCGGCGAGCGATCGTCCGTCGCCGCCCGCGCTTCGGCCCAGGGGGCACGAGAACCGGGGGAGACGACGCCGCCAAGGCGGCCGAGCCCGAGATGGCGGCCGCGGCCTCCGAGCTCGCCGATACGGGCACCGCTGTGGAAGGAGGGCGCTCATGA
- a CDS encoding substrate-binding domain-containing protein has protein sequence MRRSMRIATAGVALFGLIALAGCTTDPSVAPAESDSPDESAETTEWFDQELFDKQMEERDVEPQGPADEPYLQHINAEMVDTSAFASEGAKKACFANASISNPWRQTGWITMNEQLKSLQEAGAISEMETRDAQDSDDTQIADIDYFIAEGGCDVFLISPNSTAAMTPAVERACETGKPVIVFDRGVNTDCPVTFIHPIGGFAWGIDTAEFLIDNLEEGDKVVALRILPGVDVLEHRWAAAEKLFDEAGIEAVDYFTGADPAEIKSIISDELAKGDVQGIWMDAGDGAVAAIEAFEDAGADYPVMTGEDEMSFLRKWKETGLTGLAPVYSNFQWRTPLLAAQMVFAGEEVPKEWVLPQKPITEAELDGYLEANDGMPDGHYAKFGGEDLPGYPTVWQERQIP, from the coding sequence ATGCGACGATCAATGAGGATCGCCACCGCAGGGGTGGCTCTCTTCGGCCTCATCGCGCTCGCCGGGTGTACGACAGACCCGTCAGTGGCGCCGGCCGAATCCGACAGTCCCGACGAATCGGCCGAGACCACCGAGTGGTTCGACCAGGAGCTCTTCGACAAGCAGATGGAGGAGCGGGATGTCGAGCCGCAGGGCCCGGCGGACGAGCCCTACCTCCAGCACATCAACGCCGAGATGGTCGACACGTCCGCGTTCGCGAGCGAGGGAGCGAAGAAGGCCTGCTTCGCGAACGCGTCGATCTCGAACCCGTGGCGCCAGACCGGCTGGATCACGATGAACGAGCAGCTCAAGTCGCTGCAGGAGGCGGGCGCCATCAGCGAGATGGAGACCCGCGATGCGCAGGACTCCGATGACACGCAGATCGCCGACATCGACTACTTCATCGCCGAGGGCGGCTGCGACGTCTTCCTCATCTCGCCGAACAGCACGGCGGCGATGACGCCGGCCGTCGAGCGGGCGTGTGAGACAGGCAAGCCGGTCATCGTGTTCGACCGCGGCGTGAACACCGACTGCCCCGTCACTTTCATCCACCCGATCGGCGGATTCGCGTGGGGCATCGACACCGCCGAATTCCTCATCGACAACCTCGAAGAGGGAGACAAGGTCGTGGCGCTGCGCATCCTCCCCGGTGTCGATGTGCTCGAGCACCGGTGGGCTGCCGCTGAGAAGCTCTTCGACGAGGCGGGCATCGAGGCCGTGGACTACTTCACGGGTGCCGACCCCGCCGAGATCAAGAGCATCATCAGCGACGAGCTCGCCAAGGGTGACGTGCAGGGCATCTGGATGGATGCCGGTGACGGCGCGGTCGCGGCGATCGAGGCATTCGAGGATGCCGGTGCCGACTACCCGGTCATGACCGGTGAAGACGAGATGAGCTTCCTGCGGAAGTGGAAGGAGACGGGTCTCACCGGTCTCGCGCCGGTGTACTCGAACTTCCAGTGGCGCACGCCGCTGCTCGCCGCGCAGATGGTCTTCGCGGGTGAAGAGGTGCCGAAGGAGTGGGTGCTGCCGCAGAAGCCGATCACCGAGGCGGAGCTCGACGGCTACCTCGAGGCCAATGACGGGATGCCCGACGGCCACTACGCCAAGTTCGGCGGAGAGGATCTTCCCGGCTACCCGACGGTCTGGCAGGAACGTCAGATCCCGTAA